One genomic window of Micrococcus flavus includes the following:
- a CDS encoding CPBP family glutamic-type intramembrane protease, giving the protein MTTTPPPPPASPAAFPTPAPSPAPWPAPASAPAAPLDLPLIGHTYPELMRTPRARWWNPLASLGMVVAGVTAVSVLLLVPMALVLFAQLDPEELWSEAGPSEAAFELAFFSAPMVLLNNLLLAALIGVALLAVLVAHPVQARFLHSVEGRVRWRWLLRAHLVLLPLFVVYILGAWLLDGARVLPRAEDWVWLLVMAFLLTPFQAAGEEYLFRGWVMLAIGAWIRRPVVTVAVSAVVSAVAFALAHGSLDPWILLDLAVFAVAAVILTWRTGGLEAAVALHVVNNVVIIVFGSLTGLDKESYVTDSAQGDPFATALSAAVVTLATVLLIWQAKRAGVERTVPAAVGARP; this is encoded by the coding sequence GTGACCACGACGCCTCCCCCGCCGCCGGCATCCCCGGCCGCCTTCCCCACGCCCGCCCCCTCCCCCGCGCCCTGGCCCGCACCGGCCTCCGCCCCCGCCGCGCCCCTGGACCTGCCGCTGATCGGCCACACCTACCCGGAGCTGATGCGCACGCCGCGCGCCCGCTGGTGGAACCCGCTGGCGTCCCTCGGGATGGTCGTGGCCGGCGTCACCGCGGTGTCGGTCCTGCTCCTGGTGCCCATGGCGCTCGTGCTGTTCGCCCAGCTGGATCCGGAGGAGCTGTGGTCCGAGGCCGGCCCCTCCGAGGCCGCCTTCGAGCTGGCGTTCTTCTCCGCGCCCATGGTGCTGCTCAACAACCTGCTGCTGGCCGCGCTGATCGGGGTGGCGCTGCTCGCCGTCCTGGTGGCGCACCCGGTGCAGGCCCGCTTCCTGCACTCCGTGGAGGGGCGGGTGCGCTGGCGCTGGCTGCTGCGCGCCCACCTGGTGCTGCTCCCGCTGTTCGTCGTGTACATCCTGGGGGCGTGGCTGCTCGACGGCGCCCGCGTCCTGCCCCGCGCCGAGGACTGGGTGTGGCTGCTGGTGATGGCCTTCCTGCTGACACCCTTCCAGGCCGCCGGCGAGGAGTACCTCTTCCGCGGCTGGGTGATGCTGGCGATCGGCGCATGGATCCGCCGCCCCGTGGTGACCGTGGCGGTCTCCGCCGTGGTGTCCGCCGTGGCCTTCGCCCTGGCCCACGGCTCTCTGGACCCGTGGATCCTCCTGGACCTGGCCGTCTTCGCGGTGGCCGCGGTGATCCTCACGTGGCGCACGGGCGGCCTCGAGGCGGCCGTGGCCCTGCACGTGGTGAACAACGTCGTGATCATCGTGTTCGGCTCGCTCACCGGCCTGGACAAGGAGAGCTACGTGACGGACTCCGCCCAGGGCGACCCGTTCGCCACGGCGCTCTCCGCGGCCGTGGTCACGCTCGCCACCGTGCTGCTGATCTGGCAGGCCAAGCGGGCCGGCGTCGAGCGCACGGTGCCCGCCGCGGTGGGCGCGCGCCCCTGA
- a CDS encoding class I SAM-dependent methyltransferase codes for MPEPAPDRPTPNLPRRTARPDRAAPNAFGLGGAAVGEHYDAVRPSYPAEAVDWVLAGMPGGESDRGRDVVETGAGTGLFTRLLAACPAERVRTVTAVEPSSPMRAVLEREVVAGSGGRVRAVPGTGEATGLPAAGADVVVAAQAWHWMDPRAASTEAARVLRPGGRLAAVWNQLDVTVPWVHRLTRIMHAGDVHAVHPERRRFAVPFGTEEHAAWSWQDTTTPAGLHALMASRASWLRADEQVRARMTANLAWYLHEHLGHGADERIALPYVTVAWRAARP; via the coding sequence GTGCCTGAGCCCGCCCCGGACCGGCCGACCCCGAACCTGCCGCGCCGCACCGCCCGGCCGGACCGTGCCGCGCCCAACGCGTTCGGACTCGGCGGGGCGGCCGTGGGGGAGCACTACGACGCCGTCCGGCCGTCCTACCCCGCGGAGGCGGTGGACTGGGTGCTCGCGGGGATGCCCGGCGGGGAGTCCGACCGTGGCCGGGATGTCGTGGAGACGGGCGCAGGGACGGGGTTGTTCACCCGCCTGCTGGCGGCGTGCCCGGCCGAACGGGTGCGCACGGTGACAGCGGTGGAGCCCTCCTCGCCCATGCGCGCAGTCCTGGAGCGCGAGGTCGTCGCCGGCTCCGGCGGCCGCGTCCGCGCCGTCCCCGGCACGGGGGAGGCCACCGGCCTGCCGGCGGCGGGCGCCGACGTCGTGGTGGCGGCCCAGGCCTGGCACTGGATGGACCCGCGGGCGGCGTCCACGGAGGCCGCCCGGGTGCTGCGCCCGGGCGGACGCCTGGCGGCGGTGTGGAACCAGCTCGACGTCACGGTGCCGTGGGTGCACCGGCTCACCCGGATCATGCACGCCGGGGACGTGCACGCCGTGCACCCGGAGCGCCGCCGGTTCGCCGTGCCCTTCGGGACGGAGGAGCACGCCGCCTGGTCGTGGCAGGACACCACGACGCCGGCCGGGCTGCACGCCCTCATGGCCTCCCGCGCGTCCTGGCTGCGGGCGGACGAGCAGGTCCGCGCCCGGATGACGGCGAACCTGGCCTGGTATCTCCACGAGCACCTCGGCCACGGGGCGGACGAGCGGATCGCCCTGCCCTATGTGACCGTGGCGTGGCGGGCCGCCCGGCCCTGA
- a CDS encoding bifunctional riboflavin kinase/FAD synthetase, producing the protein MQVWNSMTEVPTDLPRTVVALGNFDGVHRGHRAVLRRVVELARAEDAMSVAVTFTPHPRVVHQPDAPHEEILSPEQRAVFLAETGIDALFLQRYTLDFAAQTPEEFVLSLFVRGLRACAVVVGRDVRFGKDNAGDFAEMVRLGREHGFAVAAVDDLPAEDGDGDARRCSSTWIRELLADGEVAQAAHVLGRNHVVAGQVVHGFARGRELGFPTANLQTDVAGMIPADGVYAGWLHDAEGTAWPAAVSIGSNPTFEGVARVVEAHVIDRPVERVEDFDLYGQLVEVEFVARLRGMVAYEGVEKLVAQMHQDVDQARAILDAAPQPPGRA; encoded by the coding sequence ATGCAGGTCTGGAACTCGATGACGGAGGTCCCGACGGACCTGCCCCGCACCGTCGTGGCGCTCGGCAACTTCGACGGCGTCCACCGCGGGCACCGGGCCGTGCTGAGGCGCGTGGTGGAGCTCGCCCGGGCCGAGGACGCCATGTCCGTGGCGGTGACCTTCACCCCGCACCCCCGGGTGGTGCACCAGCCGGACGCCCCGCACGAGGAGATCCTCAGCCCCGAGCAGCGCGCGGTGTTCCTCGCCGAGACCGGGATCGACGCGCTGTTCCTGCAGCGCTACACGCTGGACTTCGCCGCGCAGACGCCCGAGGAGTTCGTCCTCTCCCTGTTCGTGCGCGGCCTGCGGGCGTGCGCCGTGGTGGTGGGCCGGGACGTCCGGTTCGGGAAGGACAACGCCGGCGACTTCGCGGAGATGGTCCGCCTCGGCCGGGAGCACGGCTTCGCGGTGGCCGCCGTGGACGACCTGCCCGCGGAGGACGGCGACGGCGACGCGCGCCGCTGCTCCTCGACCTGGATCCGGGAGCTGCTGGCGGACGGGGAGGTGGCCCAGGCGGCCCACGTGCTCGGCCGCAACCACGTGGTGGCCGGCCAGGTGGTCCACGGGTTCGCCCGGGGCCGCGAGCTGGGCTTCCCCACGGCCAACCTCCAGACGGACGTGGCGGGCATGATCCCCGCGGACGGCGTGTACGCCGGCTGGCTGCACGACGCCGAGGGGACCGCCTGGCCGGCGGCCGTCTCGATCGGCTCCAACCCCACGTTCGAGGGCGTGGCCCGTGTGGTGGAGGCCCACGTGATCGACCGCCCCGTCGAGCGCGTGGAGGACTTCGACCTCTACGGCCAGCTGGTCGAGGTCGAGTTCGTGGCGCGCCTGCGCGGCATGGTGGCCTACGAGGGCGTCGAGAAGCTGGTCGCGCAGATGCATCAGGACGTGGACCAGGCACGCGCGATCCTGGACGCCGCGCCGCAGCCGCCCGGCCGTGCCTGA
- the truB gene encoding tRNA pseudouridine(55) synthase TruB, translated as MTARTAHGPTPDAPGTEASGVVLVDKPAGWTSHDVVGRVRRLAGTRKVGHAGTLDPMATGLLVVGVNKATRLLTAITGTDKAYTATIRLGQSTLTDDAEGEVIATRLANAVTPERVAEQVAALTGTISQVPSAVSAVKVGGRKAYDRVRAGEDVQLAPREVTVHAFDVADFRRLDDGRTVDLDVTVRCTSGTYIRALARDLGEALDTGGHLTALRRTAVGPFDVADAVGLDALAERFVMTELSDAAAGLFPVRELTADEARELSFGRAIAPTGTGGAAPAEGAPSSSGKAPADLVAGRAPDGTVVALLQDGRRAGRDVARPHLVFAPAEGEGKGGAS; from the coding sequence ATGACCGCACGCACCGCACACGGACCGACCCCCGACGCCCCGGGCACCGAGGCGTCGGGGGTCGTCCTCGTCGACAAGCCGGCCGGGTGGACCTCGCACGACGTCGTCGGGCGGGTCCGCAGGCTGGCCGGCACCCGCAAGGTCGGCCACGCCGGCACCCTCGACCCCATGGCCACGGGTCTGCTCGTGGTGGGGGTCAACAAGGCCACCCGCCTGCTCACCGCCATCACCGGCACGGACAAGGCCTACACGGCCACCATCCGGCTGGGGCAGTCCACCCTCACGGACGACGCCGAGGGCGAGGTGATCGCCACCCGCCTGGCGAACGCCGTCACCCCCGAGCGGGTGGCCGAGCAGGTCGCCGCGCTGACGGGCACCATCTCCCAGGTCCCCTCGGCCGTGTCCGCCGTCAAGGTGGGCGGGCGGAAGGCGTACGACCGCGTCCGCGCAGGCGAGGACGTGCAGCTGGCCCCCCGGGAGGTCACCGTGCACGCCTTCGACGTGGCGGACTTCCGGCGGCTCGACGACGGCCGCACCGTCGACCTGGACGTCACCGTCCGCTGCACCTCCGGCACGTACATCCGGGCCCTGGCCCGGGACCTCGGCGAGGCCCTGGACACCGGCGGGCACCTCACGGCGCTGCGCCGCACCGCCGTGGGCCCCTTCGACGTGGCCGACGCCGTGGGCCTGGACGCCCTGGCGGAGCGCTTCGTGATGACCGAGCTCTCCGACGCCGCGGCGGGGCTCTTCCCGGTCCGCGAGCTCACCGCCGACGAGGCCCGGGAGCTGTCCTTCGGCCGCGCGATCGCGCCGACCGGCACCGGCGGCGCGGCGCCCGCCGAGGGTGCGCCGTCGTCGTCGGGGAAGGCCCCCGCGGACCTCGTGGCCGGCCGCGCTCCGGACGGCACCGTGGTGGCCCTCCTGCAGGACGGCCGCCGTGCAGGACGGGACGTCGCCCGCCCGCACCTGGTGTTCGCGCCCGCGGAGGGCGAGGGGAAGGGAGGGGCGTCGTGA
- the rbfA gene encoding 30S ribosome-binding factor RbfA, which yields MADPARAGRLAQRIKVLVAEALRRAVKDDRVEPVTVTEVRVTNDLQHASVYYTVLGDEATVAAAHEAIQENRGVLRREVGRGLTIRLVPTLEFVPDTVPEAAAHLEDVLRAAKERDAELARAREGAQYAGEADPYRTSDDDEQA from the coding sequence ATGGCCGATCCGGCCCGCGCAGGCCGCCTGGCCCAGCGCATCAAGGTCCTCGTCGCGGAGGCGCTGCGGCGCGCCGTGAAGGACGACCGCGTGGAGCCCGTCACCGTGACGGAGGTCCGCGTGACCAACGACCTGCAGCATGCGAGCGTGTACTACACGGTCCTCGGGGACGAGGCCACCGTGGCCGCCGCCCACGAGGCGATCCAGGAGAACCGCGGCGTGCTGCGTCGCGAGGTGGGCCGTGGGCTCACCATCCGCCTGGTCCCGACCCTCGAGTTCGTGCCCGACACCGTCCCCGAGGCGGCCGCGCACCTCGAGGACGTGCTGCGCGCCGCCAAGGAGCGGGACGCCGAGCTGGCCCGTGCCCGCGAGGGCGCCCAGTACGCCGGCGAGGCGGACCCCTACCGGACGTCGGACGACGACGAGCAGGCGTGA